In Galactobacillus timonensis, the genomic window TCATTGGAGGAATGATCATGAGTGATTTTCTTCGTCAGGCGAATTCAGTTCCCATGTATCTGATTGCGGCGGTGCTGGTGGTCGCAGTTCTTTTTCAGTCTGTGCTCTTTCTGAGGCGGGCATGGAAGCGTGGAAGGGAACTTGGCATGGATCCGGCGGTGCTGAAACAGACGGCAGTATCTTCGGCTGCCTTTACGGTGGTTCCTTCGATCGGAATCCTGATCGGTGTCCTTGCCCTGGCGCCGGCGCTGGGTGTTCCGGTGCCGTGGCTGCGTCTTTCGGTGCTGGGTGCGCTGCATTATGAGAGCAGTACGGCGTCAAATCTTGCCAAGGGTCTTGGCCTTGGGGAGCTGCCCAGTTCGATGATGACAGGCGGCGATCTTGCGTCGATTGTTCTGGGAATGACGGTGTGCATTCTTTCGGGTGCGGTGTTTGTGCTGTTTTTCTTCCGGAAATATCAGAAATCAATCATGACGAAGGCAAAGGGCAATCCGAAGATGGCGGATATTCTGTTTTCGTCGATGTTTCTGGGAATGATTGCGGCGTATCTTGGGGATGCGGTTTCCTATCTTCGTACCGTGACCGTTTCGGGACAGACGCGGCCGGTGAACATTCTGCCGCTGATTGCGTTTGTGACGGCGTTTTTTGCCAATGCATTCTTTCAGCATCTGATCCATAAGAAAAACATCCACTGGCTGGAAAACTATGCGCTTTCGTTTTCGATGCTGGTTGGCATGGCATGTGCGGTGATCGGGCAGTTCATCTTCCCGTCGATGAGCACGTTTCTTAACTGATGGGGGTGAAGGATCATGAAGAAGACTGGAAGCTATGAGGAACAGATGCACGCAATCGGCCGCTTTTCGATGGCGGTGATGCTTGTATTGATGCTGGCGGTGCCGTTTCTGATCTGTGCCGTGTTTCATTCGACTTTCCGCTTTACGTCGGGCTACTGGCTGGCGTTTGTGTCACTGCTGGTGCAGATGGTGCCTTCGGGAATCATTGAGGTCATTACCTATGCGCCGATGCTTGGTACGGGCGGAACCTACATTGCCTTCATTACGGGCAATCTGATCAACCTGAAGATTCCGTGTGTCATGAATGCGCGTCAGCTTGCCAAAACCGAAATCGGGACGGAAGAGAATGAAGTTGTTTCGACGATTGCGGTATCGGTGTCGGCGATCGTGACGGATGTGGTACTCGCCATCGGCGTGATGCTCATTGTGCCTCTGACGCCGCTGCTGGAGAATCCGGTTCTTGTGCCGGCATTTAAAACGGTGGTTGTGGCGCTGTTTGGAGCGATGGGCTATACGTATCTGAAGAAGTATCCGAAGCTTGCGATTGTGCCATGGTCACTTGGCGTGATTGTGTTTCTTCTGATGCCTTCGTTAACAAACCTTGTGAGTACGATGGTTGTGGTGCTGGCGGTGATTGCGATGGGTGTTGCGGTTGCGCTAGCCAGGAAAGGCAGGGTATGACGATGCTGGCAATGATTGGAAAGATTGTGCTTTGGATATTGATTGTTCTTGCGGTTCTGCTGGTGATTGCGATCATTCGGGCGCTGCTGTTGAGGGCGCCGGCGAAGGGACAGCGGATGGCGGTGAGCCGCAATGAGAAAGAGCTGCAGGAAATGGGTGAGCGCTTTGCGCGCATGATCCGTGTCGAAACGATTTCAAAGAACGGGGATGAGGATCTTTCGGCTTTTGATCAGCTGCATGATGTGATTGATGATCTGTTCCCGCTGTGTACAAAGACGATGGAGAAGAACGTGGTGCACGGGGTTCTGATCTATCGCTGGAAGGGAAAGGATTCTTCTGCTCTGCCGATTCTGATGATGGGACATCAGGATGTGGTGCCGGTGGATCCTTCGGGCTGGAAATATCCTCCGTTTGGCGGGGAGATTCATGATGGCGCTCTGTATGGCCGGGGAACGATGGATGACAAGTGCAACATCTTCTGTCAGATGTCGGCAATTGAAGGACTGCTTGCGAAGGGCTTTGTGCCGCCGTGCGATGTGTATCTGTCCTATTCGATCAATGAAGAGACGTCTGGCAACGGGGCAAAGGAAGCGATCGACTGGTTGAAGGCACATGGCGTCAACCGTCTGGCGCTGGCTCTGGATGAAGGCGGCGCGGTCGTTGATAAGGCGATGGCAGGCATGGACCGTCCGTATGCGGTGATCGGCATTACGGAGAAGGGCTATGTCAATCTGAAGGTGACCGCGAGCGGAGAAGGTGGACATGCCAGTGCGCCGAAGGCCGAGACGCCGGTGACGCGGCTGTGTGAATTTGTGTCGGATGTGAACCGGAAAAAGCCGTTTGAGCGCCTGATGACGCCGCATGTGCAGTCGATGTTTGAAGGGATGGCTCCTTCCTTTGATTTTGGGATGAAGCTTTTGATGGGCAATCTGTGGCTGTTCAGGCCGCTCCTGGTCAAATTGATGCCGAAGGTGAACAATCAGGCAGGTGCGCTGCTTGGGACGACCTGTGCCTTTACAATGATGAAGGGATCGGATGCGGCAAACGTCATTCCGTCGCATGCGTCGATGGTCGCCAATCTGCGGACGGGATTTACGCAGAATGTCGAGGAATCGGTCAATGTGCTGAAGAAGATCGGTGCGAAGTATGATCTTGAGTTTGAAGTTCTCTACAGCCGCGAAGCTTCGCCGGTGACGCCGACGGACAGTGCTGCCTACAAATATCTGGAAGGCTGCATTCGTCATCAGTTTCCGGACTGCGGCGTGGCGCCCTATGTAATGACAGGCGGCACGGACAATCGCTGGTATGCGGAGCTGACCGAAAACTGCCTGCGCTTCTATCCGGTACGTCTTACGTCCGAAGAACTGTCCTGCATGCATGGAAACAATGAGCGGATCAGTCTTGATGCATGCAGCGATGCGATTGATTTCTATGCCTATTTCCTGGAACACTATCGGCCCGGAAAATAAGACATTGGATTCTGGATCCTGTTTGGAAAAATGGAACTCCTGCGCATGCCTGCTTATGCGGCTGCCTGGAGTTTTTTTCTGCGGCTTTGAGATGGACGAGCATGAAAAAAGGCACGCTTCATTGTGTCTGAAGCGTGCCCCGCTTTTGTGTACTGCAGGTCAATCGTTGTTATCAGCATCCGGCTGCTTCTTCGACAGCATCAGGTTGACGACGATGCCGAGAATCAGCGCGCAGGCGACAGCGGTGATCGTTACACTTCCGAACGTCAGCGACAGTCCGCCGATGCCGGCGATGAGAATCGTGGAGACGACGAAGAGGTTGCGGTTCTGATCAAGATCGACGTTCTGTACCATCTTGAGGCCGGATACGGCGATGAATCCGTAGAGAGCCATGCACACGCCGCCCATGACGCAGGAAGGAATCGTGGCAATGAAGCCGACGACCGGCGACAGGAAGGAGAGGCAGATGCACTCGATGGCAGCCGTAATGATGGTTGCGACGGAAGCGTTGCGGGTAATGGCGACGCAGCCGATCGATTCACCGTACGTTGTGTTCGGGCAGCCGCCGAAGAAGGCACCGACGATGGATCCGATTCCATCGCCCAGCAGAGTGTGATCCAGTCCCGGATCCTTCAGCAGGTCGCGGCCGATGATGCTCGAGATGTTCTTGTGGTCTGCGATGTGCTCTGCGAAGACAACGAAGGCAACCGGTACATAGGCCGCAAAGATCGTTCCAACGTAGGCACCGGTAATCTCGGAGAAGCCGGCGAATGCATGCGTGAATGTGAAGTCAGGAACCGAGAAGAACGAAGACAGCTGGACGCCATCCGCAAACAGACTTGTCAAGGCGCTGAAGTTCGTAATCTGCAGAGCTGTGTTTCCTGTTGCGATTCCGATGAAGGTGAAGATCGCTGCCAGAACATATCCCGAAAGAATGCCGATGATGAACGGGATCATACGTGCGTGCTTCCTGCCGTAGGTGCTGGCAAGCATTGTGGCAAACAGTGCAACAAGTCCGCAGAGGACGGCAATCTTGGTTGTTTCACCGGTTGCGGAGCTGACCTGCAGATCACTGATCGCATTTCCGGCCAGGCTCAGACCGATGATGGAAACGGTCGGGCCGATGACGACGGCCGGCATCAGGCGGTCAATCCAGCCGACGCCGACAGCCTTTGTGATCGCGGCAATGATGACATAGACAAGGCCCGCGAAGATTGCGCCGAGTAACAGTCCCGCAAAGCCTGCCTGCACACTGACGGCACCGGCGAAGGCGGCAACCATCGATCCGATAAAGGCGAAGGAGCTGCCCAGGAATACCGGACTCTTGCGTTTCGTAAAGAAGGTATAGACCAGGGTGCCGCAGCCTGCTCCGAAGATCGCTGCACCGGTAGACATGCCGTTGCCTACAATCATCGGTACGGCAATGGTGGCGGCCATGATCGCCAGCACCTGCTGGAAGCCGTAAGTGATCAATGCGCCAAGTTTCGGTTTGTCTTCTACATCGTAAATGAGTTTCATACAATCTCCCTTTCCCGGTGCCTGATCAGAATCTGTTTACAAAAAAGCGCAGATTCCCGTCAAGGAGAATCTGCGCATACTCTTTCCTCGCAGTGTACTGATCTCGTCCTTGGCGGCCTCACTGGACCTGCCTTAAAGCACCGTCGATATATTAGCGGACAATCGGTGATTGTGCAATCGGAATTCGGAAAATTCCGGATATTTAAAAATTTGAGGGGATGGTGACCTGCATTTCAAGGTGATGGGGTTGCCATCTTTTATGTATGTCTGTGAAAGTTTAAGACTCTGGGGTTTGCTTTTTTTGTACAGGTATTGTTCGAATTGGATGAAAAAGACTATCCTTCAGGTAAAGGAGGAATGTTGAGCTCCTGGCAATAATAAAAGCTGGCATCCCCAAACCCTTCGCAGTCCAGCATATGCCAGCGACTCCATTATAGACCTGTCTGATGATCATGATTCATTGTCATTTGCACAAGCTCGTGGAGTTTGTTAAGAATCGCCTGATTCATTCCTCAAACGATTCTTCCACACAGGAAATCATTACAAGAGCTGTTCAGGTCTTTTATGATCAGTCGGTTTCCGAACTGATTGTGAATAATGGCTATCTGTATTACGCAAAGTACAGCAGAAGATTTACCATTCTTGATCATACTGTGCCACTGATCATTAAGCGTGTTTACCGGAAAGGCTCGTCTGCAGATGCAGTTCTGCTGTCTTTCATGATCCCCTACAGCAGCCGCACCGCGGACGATTTTACCGCTGTTCTTACTTCATGCGGGGATCGTTCCTTTACCGTTGAAGAAAGCGGTAATTCCTTTGACTATGACGCTGTACGGCTGATCCGCTGGAAGTTCAACCGGTACTGGCAGAGTATGCTCAATACCAGGCGCATTTACCTCAATACGGATATAACCACGAATTGTATTACCCTGCTTGGCAGGCAGTTCCTGCAGAACAGAAAGCTGCGCTGCCAGCTCGTTTTCACATGACCTCTTTTTCTCACAGCAGGAATATCAAAGAAGCCTCTGCGTTCCTATTCTGAGGGCAGAAGGGATGAAAGCCGATCAATACCGAACGAAGGAACGTTTCACCTCATCATTTTGAAGAAAAGCCCTTCGTTCATCATTTTGATTCGGCTTTCCGGAAAGGAATTCATGCATGGTATACGGTATTCAATCGATTCCCTGCAGAATCAGAGGTCATCGGTATGTCTCTTAACACGAATAAAGAGGACATCATGGAGCTCTTCGGCCTGGAAGACAGTGATGTGGAGGACTTCCAGTATCAGAACTTGAATGGAAATGCACAGATCTCAGTCCGGCTCGTTCCGCACTATGAGCCCTGCCCGGAATGCGGCTGTAAAACTCCAAGGATCAAAGATTATTACTGGAAGAAGATTACGCACAGTGTTCTTTCTGATCGTAAATGTACGCTGCTTTACCGGGCCAGACGATATGTCTGTCCGGTATGTCATCGAACCTATGCAGAGAAGAATCCATTCTCCTTTGGCAGTATGAGTATCTCCGCATTCACGGTTCAGAGAGTGCTCACGGATCTGAAGAACTATAACGAGACATTCTCTTCCGTTGCGCGCAGGTATCATCTCTCTCCTGCCACAGCTGCCTATCTGTTTGATGATCACGTCAGTCTTCCCAGGAAACCTCTGCCGGAGATGATCAGCTTTGATGAAGTCTATGCCTTCCGCAACTACAGCGAGAAATTCGTCTGTGTTCTTATGGATTTCCAGAGACAGACGCCCATTGATTTCCTGAACTCCAGACGGGAAGATCGGCTGCTCAGCTACTTTATGAAGATCCCGCTGGAAGAGCGGAAGAAAGTCAAAGCCTGTTCCTTCGATATGTACGATACCTATCGAACGGTCATGAAGAAGTGTTTCCCGAACAGTATCGGTATCGTGGACAGATTCCATCTCTGCCAGGAACTGGGACGCCAGACCGACAGTGTTCGAATCCGTGCCATGAAAGGAACCACAAAAGGTTCCGATGAATACTATCTTCTCAAGAAGTTCAACTGGATTCTCTACAGGCATTCCGACAGCAGCACAAAAGATGGTAAGAAGCTGTTCGATCCAAACGGACAGAGAAGATATAACAATCATTTCAAATTTCCGATTAACTACTATGATCTCCGCGAGAAGCTCCTGAAAATAAGCCCTGAGCTGATGGAGTCATGGAATCTGAAAGAAAAAGTATACGACTACTATGAGACCGCCACGCCCAACGATAGGGAGCAGAAACTGAACGAACTGATTACGGAGTTCAGGAAGTCTCAGGTACCGGAAATGCGTCACTTCGCCAGCACACTGACCAAATGGCGGACCGAAATCATCAATTCTCTTACTACCTACGGCTACATCTACAAGGTCGATTCCAAGACCGGCAAACCCAATGCCTATCATAAGCGGATGACCAATGCGATCATTGAAAACCGAAACTCAATCTGTAAGTGCATCAAGAAGAATGCGAACGGCTATCACAACTGGGACAGATTCCGCAACCGCCTCATGTACGTTCTGGACAAGGATGCGACCTACTCATTGAACCCGATACACTCGAATGTCACAAAAACGGCGAAATAAAAACTTGGCCTCACAGCTGTTCAAACCAGTTGTAAGGTCATGTCTTACTTCAGATGACTCGGGCGCTGAGTTCATGATTATGGGGCGCCAGTTACCCCAGAGATTTATCGCTCCGGTTTGACTCTAACCCCACACATTTCAAAAGCGCCAAAATTCCTCAAGAATGAGTGAACAAAAAAACTTTCATCACACTGTTGGCAATGGTGAAGATGAAGAAGGCAATATGCGAGATGTCGTCAAAGTTGATCGCTGCGTTGAGATTTCTTGCAAGGATGGAGTCTTCGGCCGGCGTATCGTTGGATGAAAACATGATGTCACTGCCCTGAAAGCCGAGCCTCGCAGCCATTTCAAGTTCTGTATAGGAAGAACAGTCGAGGCCGCTGCCAAGGTTCTTCATGATGTTCAGGATTGCCGGGGTTCCAGGAAAATGCCTGCTTGATCCTTGCGTCATTGGCACGGATGTCTGCCTCATCCTAGAGATAGAAGGGTGTTGGATACCGGCTGGCAATCCATCGTATCTTTTCCTCCGTAACAAACGGTCGTTTCATCGCGATACTTCCATTACTTTGGATACAAGTCTACATGATCCAAGGCGGCTTATGGTACTGTGAAAGCATGGAACGCTATCGCATGTTTTCGCACTGGTGCATGGAAACCTACGGCCATAAGCTGTACCGCATCGCTCTCGATGCGGGGATGACCTGTCCCAACCGGGACGGGACACTTGACAGCCGGGGCTGTATTTTCTGCGACGCGGGAGGCAGCGGTGACTTTGCGACAAAGTACGACGGCCAGAAGATCGATATGTCTTCGGTTTCTTATGTCCATCATCCGGAACTGGGGAACGGATATTTCATTGCCTATTTTCAGGCCTACACCAATACCTATGCGCCCCTGAAGCGGCTTCGGTTTCTGTTTTCATCGGCGCTTTCAGATCCCTTGTTTGCCGGTATCTCCATCGCTACGCGGTCGGACTGTCTGGGGCCGGACGTCATTTCTCTGCTGGATGAGCTGAAGAAGGAATATCCTTCAAAGTTTATCTGGATCGAACTTGGCCTGCAGACGATGCACGAAGATACGGCACGCTGGATGCGGCGGGGTTATCCGCTGTCTGTCTTTGAACAGGCGGTGAACGTGCTTCAAATACACGGCTTTCCGGTCATTGTGCATGTGATTCTCGGTCTGCCCGGGGAAGACAAACAACGGGTGCTGGAAACGGTGCGCTATCTCAATCGCTTTCATCTTTTCGGTGTGAAGTATCAGCTGCTGCATGTGCTGAAGAATACGGATCTTGAAACCCTGTATGAGGAGGGAAAGGTTCATGCTTTGACACTTGATGCGTATGTGGATCTAGTCGCTGCGTGCATAGCAAGTACCGATCCGTCTGTGATTCTGATGCGGCTGAGCGGAGACGGGGATCCTGAGGAACTGATTGCGCCGTTATGGTCACTTGCAAAGAGGCAGGTGCTCAACCGGATTCAGCACGAACTCAAGACGCGAAATATTACGCAGGGGTGCTGGCTTCCGCTATAATTTCTCTTGCGTGAGACTATGGAAGAGCTGACATTTATTTTTGAGATCATTGGGACGGTTGCCTTTGCGATCAGCGGCGCCATCTGCGGGCTGCGTTTTCGAAACGATCTTTTCGGTGTGATCAGTCTTGCCGTCATTACAGCGACGGGAGGAGGCGTGATCCGCGATGTGATTCTCGGTGTGACGCCGCCTTCGGCATTTACCAATCCGGTGTATGTTTCGGTTGCGGCAGTGACGGGTGTGATCGTGTTCATCGTTTCCTATGTGTCGTTAAAGAAACATCAGGAGTTCAATCCGACTTCCTATCGCCGTGTTCTCTTCTATATGGATTCCATCGGTCTGGGCATTTTTACGGTGCTTGGCTGTCAGACTGCATTTTCGATGTACGGGGGAGACAATCTCTTTCTCTGCGTCTTTTCGGGAATGATCACCGGTGTCGGCGGCGGTCTGTTACGGGATATGATCGTGGATCAGCTGCCGGATATCTTCCGGAAGTATGTGTATGCGGTGGCTTCGATTCTTGGCGGCCTTGTGTCGGCGCTTCTGCTGCGGGCCGGGTGCCGGTCGCTGGCCATCTATCTGCCGGCCGCAATGATTGTGGCGGTGCGGATTCTGGCGTCGCATTACAACTGGTCGCTTCCAAAGGTTGAGGAGTTTCCGGAGCACTGGAAAAAATAAACCGGTTCACATAATTTCCCATAATTTTGACATAATCCTGCGAGAAGGAATGTCTACTATAAAAGTGCAGACGAAATGATGAAACGTCTGCGATACTTGGTTGGTCAACCCCCTTTCCCAGCCATAATAAAAAGAAGTTGTAAATCCCCGAAAAAGAGCCCGCGCAAGCGGCCCTTTTTCGTAGGGGGTGGAATCTGTCGCGCTCTGAGAGGTTCTGCTTAATCCTTCTTATTGCGCGAAATCAGCGCGAGCATCGCAAAGATGCACACGAAGCCGATCAGATCATAGACGGTAAAGGAGGAGCCGAAGATGGCGACGGTGACGATGGCTGCGGTAGCCGGCTCCGAGAAGCCGTAGAGGATGCCCTTTTCGGGACCGATCAGATGGACGCCGGCCATGTAAAGAGGGAAGGCCATCACGTTGCCGACCAGGACGACGAAGCAGATACCAAGGATGCCGACAAAGTCCGGTGTATAGCTGTAGGTCCAGATATGGAAGACGATGGCAAAGAAGACGGAGCCCATCAGAAAGGCCCATCCCTGAAGCATCGTTACGGGGTATTTCTGCAGAAGCTTCTCCGGAACGACGTTGTAGATCATGACGGTAACCGCGCAGCAGACGCCGGTGATCAGGGCATTGATAGGTACCGCATCACCCTTGGTTCCATGGGTTGTCAGCAGATAGACGCCCGTCAGCGCCAGCACGATGGCACTGATTTCATTGAAGGAGGGCGGGCGGTGAAAACGGATGCACTCGACAAGGAGAATGAAGATCGGCGAAAGGTCCTGCAGGATCGTTCCGACAGCGGCAGAAGAAAGCTGAATCGTACGGAAGTACAGATACTGGCACAGGCTGACGCCCAGAAGTCCGTAGACAATCAGCTGGAGGCGGTCATCCTTTCCCTTCCAGACTTCCAGTGTCTGCCGGCGGTTATGAAGGAAGCTGTACAAAAGGAGAATGATGCCCGCAGCTCCGAGACGAATCGGCACGAGCCAGTGGGCATCCATGCCTTTGACATCAAACAGGTACTGTCCCATACTCCCGGAAAGACCCCAGCAGACGCCGCCCATCAGCGTCAGAAATGCTCCCTTTACGTTTTTGCTCATGTGGGCAATTATATCCTTCTGTATACGAGAATTGCCGTAAATTCTTCGTATACTGATACAGGCGGGCTTTTCTTTTGAAAAAGACAGCCGTGCGCTTTAAAATACTGAGGTTTTAACAGTGGAGGTTTTCATGCGAGTAGGACTGGATATCGGGTCGACTACGATCAAGTGCGTCGTTCTGGATGATGCGCAGCACATCGTTTATTCCACATATGAACGGCATATGAGCCATATTCTTGAAAAAGGAGAAGAGATCCTGTCCCGTATCCTTCGCGACTATATTCCGGATGGCAAGGCTTATCTTGCAATCTCCGGATCGGCAGGCATGGGCCTGGCGGAACGCAGCGGCATTCCCTTTGTTCAGGAGGTGTTCGCTACCCGCGTTGCCGCAAAGCGGCTGGCACCGGGCACCGACTGCATCATTGAGCTGGGCGGCGAAGATGCCAAGATCCTGTTTCTGACCAATGGTGTTGAAGTACGTATGAACGGCTCCTGTGCCGGCGGTACGGGTGCGTTCATCGATCAGATGGCGACACTGCTGAAGATGGCACCGGATGAGATGGACAAGGCGGCCCTCAAGGCGGAGCGTACCTATACGATCGCTTCACGCTGCGGCGTCTTTGCAAAGTCAGACGTGCAGCCTTTGATCAATCAGGGTGCCAAGGCCGGTGATATTGCGGCCTCCATTTATCAGGCGGTTGTCAACCAGACAATTGCGGGACTTGCCCAGGGGCGTCCGATTCAGGGAAACGTTCTGTATCTTGGCGGACCGCTGACCTTCTCGGCATGTCTGCGCAAGTGCTTTGATGATACGCTCCATGTGCAGGGGAAGTGCCCTGAGAATTCGCTGCTGTATGTAGCAATGGGGGCGGCTTTCTATGCGGACCATGAGGTTGATATCCATGCGGCGATCGATTCTCTGCATGCCTACAGTTCGACGGCAACCTACAACTCTCTGCCGCCGCTGTTCAAGAATAAAGAGGAATACTGGGAGTTCCATAACCGCCATGCCAGGGCATCAGTGCCAACGCGCAAGTGGACGGATGATGTTGGGCCGGTGCATATCGGCATTGACTCGGGATCGACGACCATCAAGATGGTTGTCATCGACAATGACGGCAGGATTCTGTACCAGTGGTATCAGCCCAATAACGGCAATCCGATCATTCCGATGCGAGAGACGCTGATGAAGCTTTACCAGCTCCATCCCAATATGCAGGTGGCTTCCGCGACGACGACAGGCTATGGCGAAGAACTGATGAAACATGCGTTCCACTGCGACTTCGGTCTGGTTGAGACAGTGGCTCACTTTACTGCTGCCCGCAACTTCATGCCGGACGTGGACTTCATCATCGATATCGGCGGCCAGGACATGAAGTGCTTCAAGATCGAGGACGGCGCAATTTCGAGCATCTTCCTCAATGAGGCATGTTCGTCGGGCTGCGGATCGTTCCTGCAGACGTTTGCCAAGGCACTTGGCTATGATGTGCAGGAGTTTGCGCGCATGGGTCTCTATGGGGATCGGCCGGTGGATCTTGGTTCGCGCTGCACGGTCTTCATGAATTCGCAGGTGAAGCAGGCGCAGAAGGACGGGGCGTCGCTGGAAAACATCAGTGCCGGCCTTTCGATTTCGGTCGTCAAGAATGCGCTGTACAAGGTCATCCGCTGCGCGAGCCCGGAAGAGCTTGGGCGCAAGATCGTCGTGCAGGGCGGTACGTTCTACAATGAGTCGGTTCTGCGCGCGTTCGAGAAGGAGATGGGCGTCAACGTCATCCGTCCCGACATTGCGGGACTGATGGGCGCCTATGGTGCGGCATTATACGGAAAGAAACATGCGGGTGCCGACGGGCACAGTACGCTGTTGAATCTTGCGGAGCTTGAAGGCTTCCAGCAGGATGTGAAGGCATTTACATGCCAGCTGTGCGGCAATCACTGCCAGCTGACGATCAATACGTTTGCGGATGGGAAGAAGTTCATCTCGGGTAACCGCTGCGATCGTCCGGTGACCGGCAAGAGCAACGATGAGTCGCTGAACATGTACGCATGGAAGCAGAAGAAGCTCCATGACTATGCGGCGGATCAGGGCGATGGCAATAGAGGCACGATCGGCATTCCGCTGACGCTGAACATGTATGAACTTCTGCCGTTCTGGCATGCGTTCTGGAAGACGCTCGGCTTCCGGGTGCTGGTGTCGCCGCCTTCGACGCGCAAGATGTACCAGGATGGTCAGGGTACGATTCCAAGTGATACGGTGTGCTATCCGGCGAAGCTGACGCACGGGCACATTCACTGGCTGGCTGAGAAGCATCCGGATGCGATCTTCTATCCGTGCATGAGCTACAACATGGATGAGCATCTGGGTGACAATCACTATAACTGTCCGGTTGTGGCCTATTATCCGGAGGTTCTGGAGGACAATTGCAGGGAGCTGGAGGGTGAGACCTTCCTGCGCCCGTTCATTGATCTTTCGCATCCGGATGAGTTCCGCAAACGGTTCCCGGCGTTCATTCATGAGCACTGGCCGAAGATTGAGGATGAAGAGATCGATGCGGCGATCACGGCAGCGTACCGGGAATACTACAAATATATGGCTGAGACGCGTGCCAAGGGCGATGAAGTAATCGCCGAAGCAAGAAAACAGGGCCGGCATATTCTGGTACTGTCCGGTCGTCCGTATCATGTGGATCCGGAGGTGAATCACGGCATTGACCGTCTGATTACGAAGATGGGTGCGGCTGTCATTACGGAGGACTCCATTTCGGAAAAGACGGGACACATGAAGACGGCGGTCCTGAATCAGTGGAGCTATCATTCGCGGCTGTATGCGGCGGCGAAGTACTGTACGACGCAGCCGGACATGGATCTGGTGCAGCTGGTTTCGTTCGGATGCGGTCTGGATGCGATTACAACCGATGAGACGAAGGAGATTCTGCAGGAGGGCGGCAAGCTGTATACGCAGTTGAAGATTGATGAGATCACCAACCTTGGTACGGTAAACATTCGTCTGCGTTCGCTGCTGGCGGCATTGGAAGAGCGGAAGGAAGATGCGAGGGAGGAAGCGTAAATGGAATATCTGACCCCGAATTTTACGAAGGATATGCTCAAGGACTATACGGTTCTTGTGCCGAATATGTGTCCGGTACAGTTCCGTCTGGTCAAGGCGGCGATGGAGTCGGAAGGCTATCATCGCATTGAACTGATCGGAACGGGCTCCAGCGAGGTGACACAGCTGGGCCTGAAGTATGTGCACAATGATACGTGCTATCCGGCGCTGATCATCATTGGTCAGTTTCTCGATGCGCTGAACTCGGGAAAGTACGACGTTCATAAGACGG contains:
- a CDS encoding DUF5058 family protein, with the protein product MSDFLRQANSVPMYLIAAVLVVAVLFQSVLFLRRAWKRGRELGMDPAVLKQTAVSSAAFTVVPSIGILIGVLALAPALGVPVPWLRLSVLGALHYESSTASNLAKGLGLGELPSSMMTGGDLASIVLGMTVCILSGAVFVLFFFRKYQKSIMTKAKGNPKMADILFSSMFLGMIAAYLGDAVSYLRTVTVSGQTRPVNILPLIAFVTAFFANAFFQHLIHKKNIHWLENYALSFSMLVGMACAVIGQFIFPSMSTFLN
- a CDS encoding M20/M25/M40 family metallo-hydrolase, translating into MTMLAMIGKIVLWILIVLAVLLVIAIIRALLLRAPAKGQRMAVSRNEKELQEMGERFARMIRVETISKNGDEDLSAFDQLHDVIDDLFPLCTKTMEKNVVHGVLIYRWKGKDSSALPILMMGHQDVVPVDPSGWKYPPFGGEIHDGALYGRGTMDDKCNIFCQMSAIEGLLAKGFVPPCDVYLSYSINEETSGNGAKEAIDWLKAHGVNRLALALDEGGAVVDKAMAGMDRPYAVIGITEKGYVNLKVTASGEGGHASAPKAETPVTRLCEFVSDVNRKKPFERLMTPHVQSMFEGMAPSFDFGMKLLMGNLWLFRPLLVKLMPKVNNQAGALLGTTCAFTMMKGSDAANVIPSHASMVANLRTGFTQNVEESVNVLKKIGAKYDLEFEVLYSREASPVTPTDSAAYKYLEGCIRHQFPDCGVAPYVMTGGTDNRWYAELTENCLRFYPVRLTSEELSCMHGNNERISLDACSDAIDFYAYFLEHYRPGK
- a CDS encoding ISL3 family transposase; translation: MSLNTNKEDIMELFGLEDSDVEDFQYQNLNGNAQISVRLVPHYEPCPECGCKTPRIKDYYWKKITHSVLSDRKCTLLYRARRYVCPVCHRTYAEKNPFSFGSMSISAFTVQRVLTDLKNYNETFSSVARRYHLSPATAAYLFDDHVSLPRKPLPEMISFDEVYAFRNYSEKFVCVLMDFQRQTPIDFLNSRREDRLLSYFMKIPLEERKKVKACSFDMYDTYRTVMKKCFPNSIGIVDRFHLCQELGRQTDSVRIRAMKGTTKGSDEYYLLKKFNWILYRHSDSSTKDGKKLFDPNGQRRYNNHFKFPINYYDLREKLLKISPELMESWNLKEKVYDYYETATPNDREQKLNELITEFRKSQVPEMRHFASTLTKWRTEIINSLTTYGYIYKVDSKTGKPNAYHKRMTNAIIENRNSICKCIKKNANGYHNWDRFRNRLMYVLDKDATYSLNPIHSNVTKTAK
- a CDS encoding TIGR01212 family radical SAM protein (This family includes YhcC from E. coli K-12, an uncharacterized radical SAM protein.), producing MERYRMFSHWCMETYGHKLYRIALDAGMTCPNRDGTLDSRGCIFCDAGGSGDFATKYDGQKIDMSSVSYVHHPELGNGYFIAYFQAYTNTYAPLKRLRFLFSSALSDPLFAGISIATRSDCLGPDVISLLDELKKEYPSKFIWIELGLQTMHEDTARWMRRGYPLSVFEQAVNVLQIHGFPVIVHVILGLPGEDKQRVLETVRYLNRFHLFGVKYQLLHVLKNTDLETLYEEGKVHALTLDAYVDLVAACIASTDPSVILMRLSGDGDPEELIAPLWSLAKRQVLNRIQHELKTRNITQGCWLPL
- a CDS encoding uracil-xanthine permease family protein gives rise to the protein MKLIYDVEDKPKLGALITYGFQQVLAIMAATIAVPMIVGNGMSTGAAIFGAGCGTLVYTFFTKRKSPVFLGSSFAFIGSMVAAFAGAVSVQAGFAGLLLGAIFAGLVYVIIAAITKAVGVGWIDRLMPAVVIGPTVSIIGLSLAGNAISDLQVSSATGETTKIAVLCGLVALFATMLASTYGRKHARMIPFIIGILSGYVLAAIFTFIGIATGNTALQITNFSALTSLFADGVQLSSFFSVPDFTFTHAFAGFSEITGAYVGTIFAAYVPVAFVVFAEHIADHKNISSIIGRDLLKDPGLDHTLLGDGIGSIVGAFFGGCPNTTYGESIGCVAITRNASVATIITAAIECICLSFLSPVVGFIATIPSCVMGGVCMALYGFIAVSGLKMVQNVDLDQNRNLFVVSTILIAGIGGLSLTFGSVTITAVACALILGIVVNLMLSKKQPDADNND